The Pyrus communis chromosome 5, drPyrComm1.1, whole genome shotgun sequence region ATGCAAAAAATGTTGATCTCAGCAGACCAAGAGAACTTAAAGCATCCAAAAGTACGGTACTAGAAACATCTTGTGAGACTATTGCATCCTGTAGTCTGTCAAGAAATGAACAGTCAATACTCCAGCATGCATAGTGAACATAGAAAATAGGCACTCTGGTAATTTGGAAAGATAAGAACCACTTTTCAGACAGTGTTATACCTTCTGATGCACATCCGAGCTTTATCTGCAGCTGCAGAGGAAGATTCCAGATCACGATAAGAACCACATTTTAAACAAAAGCCCGGATTAATGTCGAAAACATTATTGGGTTGCACATGAGGAGCCAGTTTATTGATCTCATCAGTATTGAACTCTTCAACCTGTACGATCAtaaatgaaaatcaataaaaaaaattcagttaaGGACCACATGAAAAGAACCGAAAGTGACTTGGGAGATCATACATTCCTGAGATATATAGTTATTTACAATACCTGAAGATGAGGCTCCACACTACTAGTGCTGATGATACTGGGCAAATACTTAAGTTTCTCTCTTTCAATGTTAACAACGCCGGTATCCAAGACTATGCCGGAACAATTTGGTTTGACACAGTGAAAACCATTTAGGGCCAGGTCGGAAAAGTTCACATTTAAACAACCCCTGCACTGACATCGAAATGAGTACTCATCTTCCAGAAACTTGACACGGTCCTTACAGTCCCACTGCCCAACCTGTATAAACAAAACTTAGTTTATAGTAAGAACAGAAATTTGTAGTGTTTCACCATGTAGAAAGGGCCCTTCGGAAGGGCTACCTGCATTGATACACAATTACATATACAGCTCCTTCATTGACAAGATTCAACATCACCATAGCATTTCATGGAAGAACATCATAATCTTATTCCATATTAGAAAAACTGAACAATATAATGGTAACTGGGCATACCTGTGGACCATATGAAAATTCCAAAGGAACCCCCGATGCGACAAATTCTGTTGTTCGTATAAAGAGAGTGCGTAAAAGGAAATACGCATGGATGTTTGGCTGACAAGAATGGTTGAACAGACTTCCGGATAAATAGATTGCTTGACCTACTTTGACCTATATAAGTAGCAAAAATAATGTTGCAGATAGATCAGAGGGCATAGTATTTATGAATTGAGGTTCGATGTACATAAACAGATCAACTGATCAACACAAGCATCTTTTACATAAATTATCACAAGTGTCACAAATGAAAATAGCCACTTCATAAAGATCGTTCAACGCAAGAGCAGTGAACAAGGATGGCAAGGATGGTCAGGAAAAGAGGAGAAacaaacaagaacaaataaaaacaaaagcatACCATAAATGCGAACCTGTTCCATATTACTAGTTAGACCTTCTCCCCAAGGTGTAAGCTTTCCAAATTGATCTTCTAACCCATGATAATCAATGGATTTCATACGAACAATTGTCATAGAGTTCACCCTAATTTGGGATATAAGTATGACAATCTGCAACAACAGGGGAATGGAACCTCATATAACAGATGACAATCAAGATGTGACATATAAAATCCTTTTGAAATATAGGTCATCTAAGTATTTACAGATGtcaaaaaaaaagttcaatatTTATTACAATCTCTGAAATGATAACATAATTTGGTGATGATACCAATGAACAAATTTAGGATCTGCACGTGCACCTTGCATTTATGAGAGCATTGGGTttgtacgtgtgtgtgtgtgtgtgtaagtgaGTGAGAGAAAGACTGAGAGATAGAGAGGCGACCTGTGAAATAGAGAGCCCATTTATTGGTAATTCAAAACCATCGGAATGCTGAAGACAGTATAATAATACAGCAGAATATATATGTAATTCCAACTTCGTTTCTGGAGGCATTTTCGAATAATGATGAGAAAGATCCTGCAAGAAAAAATAGAGGTCATTAGCTACAAGTAAAATCTATTCATGAGATAGTGATATGATAAATTGAAATGAAAGTTAGTCCTGTGGACAATATAATAAGTATATGTACCGAAATTTCACTAAGATGAAAAGTATCAGTGGAACCTCTTCTTTTGATCACAGACTTTACTAGCACTCGGCCAGCCAAAACTATCTCTGATGGCAATACTGCTGGCCAGTGTACACCTTTACATTCATGTTTATGTTCAGGAATGTGCTCAGTATCTGTTTCAGATTCAACATTTAAAGTGGTATCTGCAATGTACTTTTTAAGATCGGCTGACAGATTTTCAAGAATGTTTTGATTGCTTGGGCAATCCCAGCACATTTTTCCTCCTGCTTGTATACGGCATTTCTGGGAGCAATACAATGGTGTTGAACATGATGTACATGGGACTTTATCCGCGGGTAGCTCATTCAAGCAGTAGTGGCAGTGAGTTTCCCGACAAGGCTTTAATATTATCTGCAAAACACCAGGCCAAAATTTCATCCATCAGTATTGCACAGAAATGCACCAATCCCTCCCTTTTGGaagggaaaagaagacaagGCAGTGGACCACACCACAAATATAGCATCAGGATTCAAGAAAAGCTGAATAAAAAGGAAATCTACTTGGACTGAAAcactaaaatctaaaattaagGGAAATTAACAAgattaaaaagtaaataatagCAAATATGGAAGAGATGTCAGTTCATACCATTGCAAAAGGGTCTTCTGTATGTACCAAGGAGGCTTGAGGAAGGTCACTGGTTGAAGTCATACCCCTTCCTTTCTCTGGTGTGGTGACACATTGTAATTCCATTTGGCGCAGTTCATCTGGTGGATTACAACGTACTTTAATTAGGTCATTAGTACTTGCATCCCAAGATGAGTTACGACTAGCtttattagaaagaaaataactGTTGCGAAGTTTAACCAGTAAAACAAGCTGCACAGTCACAGGTATCTTAGAAAAACTGGAAACCATGTAAAGATTGCATTAAGAGTTTTAATAACAAAAGTACACTAGAAATGAGACCATTGGCCACTGCCACATCCTaacgtaagtgtgaaaaatccTTCAGCTTAAGTGAATATAACGTAAGACACACAAATATTATGAAATAACGAATACTCCAAGCGAGTTATATCATTTCAAGCTGTTAGGCGTCAAC contains the following coding sequences:
- the LOC137733960 gene encoding uncharacterized protein, with product MEKLKSLVPETLKRSIAASTADDLPRTCSSLADFLLHFEPFHQMVRDLADPEVALCGKNIEAALEAKQKGNKCFLRSDYAEALDCYTQALRVAPMDVDEDRNLVATLYTNRASVLQKLGLLRECVRDCNRALQTSSNYAKAWYRRGKANASIGNYEDAIRDLDVAKVLELSMSGKRQIESEMKIISDQHTSMNPSEQDNENNSSIFDELRQMELQCVTTPEKGRGMTSTSDLPQASLVHTEDPFAMIILKPCRETHCHYCLNELPADKVPCTSCSTPLYCSQKCRIQAGGKMCWDCPSNQNILENLSADLKKYIADTTLNVESETDTEHIPEHKHECKGVHWPAVLPSEIVLAGRVLVKSVIKRRGSTDTFHLSEISDLSHHYSKMPPETKLELHIYSAVLLYCLQHSDGFELPINGLSISQIVILISQIRVNSMTIVRMKSIDYHGLEDQFGKLTPWGEGLTSNMEQVKVGQAIYLSGSLFNHSCQPNIHAYFLLRTLFIRTTEFVASGVPLEFSYGPQVGQWDCKDRVKFLEDEYSFRCQCRGCLNVNFSDLALNGFHCVKPNCSGIVLDTGVVNIEREKLKYLPSIISTSSVEPHLQVEEFNTDEINKLAPHVQPNNVFDINPGFCLKCGSYRDLESSSAAADKARMCIRRLQDAIVSQDVSSTVLLDALSSLGLLRSTFFAYNRSIAEAEDNLAQAFCLVGELQPAMEHCKASIEILEKLYNPNHIVIGYELVKLSSLQLSLGDHAAAASINRLYQIFSCYYGSHTYVIFPYLQFLRREKHISSLEDQLT